Proteins from a single region of Hyalangium gracile:
- a CDS encoding GNAT family N-acetyltransferase, protein MKGLDFAEIARLVERKQGTSLEGLATDVVPVAGGWMVFDTPGSPVNKVCGLGFHGVPTDAELDRMITFFTERGAEPKVELCPFVPRALMEGLGKRGFVLQEFENVLIRDLQRTGEIRSLLPWGWPVGVSIEKVDPTNPTLVDDYIRVAFSGFFPEGMELSEGLMDFGRRFAKARGYDLYVARVNGEVVGAAGCESGNDVTLLFGASVKPAFRRRGIQQALMATRLERGRELGSRLAMINSGPGISTERNATRLGFGVAYSRAVLVRPGEGLVKSS, encoded by the coding sequence ATGAAGGGCCTGGATTTCGCCGAGATCGCACGCCTCGTGGAGCGCAAGCAGGGGACCTCGCTGGAGGGGCTGGCCACCGACGTGGTGCCCGTCGCGGGCGGGTGGATGGTCTTCGACACACCCGGCTCGCCGGTGAACAAGGTCTGCGGGCTGGGGTTTCACGGTGTGCCCACCGACGCCGAGCTCGACCGGATGATCACCTTCTTCACCGAGCGCGGCGCCGAGCCGAAGGTGGAGCTCTGCCCCTTCGTGCCGCGGGCCCTGATGGAGGGGCTGGGCAAGCGGGGGTTCGTGCTCCAGGAGTTCGAGAACGTCCTCATCCGCGATCTCCAGCGCACCGGTGAGATCCGCTCGTTGCTGCCGTGGGGCTGGCCGGTGGGGGTGAGCATCGAGAAGGTCGACCCGACGAACCCCACCCTCGTGGACGACTACATCCGCGTGGCCTTCAGCGGCTTCTTTCCGGAGGGCATGGAGCTGTCGGAAGGGCTCATGGACTTCGGCAGGCGCTTCGCGAAGGCCAGGGGGTACGACCTGTACGTGGCGCGCGTGAACGGCGAGGTGGTGGGGGCAGCCGGCTGCGAGTCGGGCAACGACGTCACCCTGCTGTTCGGCGCGTCCGTGAAGCCCGCGTTCCGCCGGCGAGGAATTCAGCAGGCGCTGATGGCCACGCGGCTCGAGCGTGGCCGGGAGCTGGGCAGCCGACTGGCCATGATCAACTCGGGGCCGGGCATCTCCACGGAGCGCAACGCGACACGGCTGGGGTTCGGCGTGGCGTACTCGCGCGCCGTGCTGGTGAGGCCCGGTGAGGGCCTCGTGAAGTCGTCGTAG
- a CDS encoding serpin family protein has translation MEPLKPADTVVPVEPPEPEALARLATSSNAFAVELWGRIRETAGNLAVSPASLTLALTMAWGGARGETAAEMKQVLHFEGSAEDVMGSAGRLLQAWNTSAGPALLRLASRLFGAKDFAFEPPYLERTRTAFGAPLEPVDFRADIEATRRLINDWAAHRTEGRIPELLPPGSLVPEVTRLVLVNAIYFKAAWAQPFSEELTQREPFFVAPQAPRDVPLMHRTGDYRFAQVDGVKVLELPYEGGELSMLFVLPDAVDGLEAIERKLTSAQVADWIDALSRERVHVVLPRFEVNPGGSLELGRVLGEMGMARAFDPDRADFTGMANPKNPAERLHISKVFHKAFVKLDEKGTEAAAATAVVMISRTAMRPGKPKDFRADHPFLFFLRDIRSGMLLFMGRVADPA, from the coding sequence ATGGAACCGCTGAAGCCCGCTGACACCGTCGTGCCTGTCGAGCCCCCCGAGCCGGAGGCGCTGGCCCGGCTCGCGACGAGCAGCAACGCGTTCGCGGTCGAGCTGTGGGGCCGCATCCGCGAGACGGCGGGCAACCTGGCCGTCTCGCCCGCGAGCCTCACCCTGGCGCTGACGATGGCGTGGGGCGGAGCCCGGGGAGAGACGGCCGCCGAGATGAAGCAGGTGCTCCACTTCGAGGGCTCGGCCGAGGACGTGATGGGCTCCGCGGGGCGGCTGCTCCAGGCGTGGAACACGAGCGCCGGGCCCGCGCTCCTGCGGCTGGCCAGCCGGCTCTTTGGTGCGAAGGACTTCGCGTTCGAGCCGCCCTACCTGGAGCGGACCCGGACAGCCTTCGGCGCTCCGCTGGAGCCGGTGGACTTCCGCGCCGACATCGAGGCCACGCGCCGGCTCATCAACGACTGGGCCGCCCACAGGACGGAGGGGCGCATCCCGGAGCTGCTGCCGCCCGGGAGCCTGGTGCCCGAGGTGACGCGGCTGGTGCTCGTCAACGCCATCTACTTCAAGGCGGCCTGGGCCCAGCCCTTCTCGGAGGAGCTCACCCAGCGCGAGCCGTTCTTCGTCGCGCCGCAGGCTCCGAGGGATGTGCCCCTGATGCACCGCACGGGGGACTACCGCTTCGCCCAGGTGGACGGCGTGAAGGTGCTGGAGCTCCCCTATGAAGGAGGGGAGCTGTCGATGCTCTTCGTGCTCCCGGACGCCGTCGATGGGCTGGAGGCCATCGAGCGCAAGCTCACGAGCGCCCAGGTGGCGGACTGGATCGACGCCCTGTCGCGCGAGCGCGTCCACGTCGTGCTGCCGCGCTTCGAGGTCAACCCCGGGGGCTCGCTGGAGCTGGGCAGGGTGCTGGGCGAGATGGGCATGGCGCGCGCCTTCGATCCGGATCGGGCGGACTTCACGGGCATGGCCAACCCGAAGAACCCGGCGGAGCGCCTGCACATCAGCAAGGTGTTCCACAAGGCCTTCGTCAAGCTGGACGAGAAGGGCACCGAGGCCGCCGCCGCCACCGCCGTCGTCATGATTTCCCGGACGGCCATGCGGCCTGGAAAGCCCAAGGACTTCCGCGCCGATCATCCCTTCCTGTTCTTCCTGCGCGACATCCGCTCCGGGATGTTGCTCTTCATGGGCCGCGTCGCGGACCCGGCCTGA